A part of Bacteroidales bacterium genomic DNA contains:
- a CDS encoding mechanosensitive ion channel, whose product MEKFQEILAQIYELAVTYGMKFFMAIVVLIVGLIVIRWITKALIRGMRKGRVNESLIPFLKTSINILLKVMLVISVMGMVGIQMTSFIAVLGAAGLAVGLALQGTLQNFAGGVMILLFKPYEVGHFIEAQGFMGTVKEIQIFTTVLATPDNRKVIIPNSPLATGSITNFSAMPTRRIDFSFGIGYGDDIDKAKDILLKMAQKDERVLKEENPPEVMVEALADSSVNLKLRTWVKSEDYWSLFFDITENVKKQFDGASISIPFPQQDVHLYNHKG is encoded by the coding sequence ATGGAAAAATTCCAGGAAATTCTTGCGCAGATTTATGAATTGGCCGTCACCTACGGAATGAAATTTTTCATGGCCATTGTGGTCCTGATCGTAGGCCTTATTGTAATCAGGTGGATCACCAAGGCCCTGATCCGAGGCATGAGGAAGGGAAGGGTGAACGAATCATTGATCCCCTTCCTGAAAACATCCATCAATATCCTGCTGAAGGTGATGCTGGTAATCAGTGTCATGGGTATGGTGGGAATCCAGATGACCTCTTTTATTGCCGTACTGGGTGCGGCCGGTCTGGCAGTGGGTCTGGCTCTTCAGGGAACGCTTCAGAACTTTGCCGGTGGCGTAATGATCCTGCTTTTCAAACCCTACGAAGTGGGACATTTCATCGAAGCACAGGGATTTATGGGTACTGTTAAGGAGATACAGATCTTCACCACGGTATTAGCTACCCCCGATAACCGTAAGGTGATCATTCCCAATTCCCCCCTGGCCACTGGGTCCATTACCAACTTTTCAGCCATGCCCACCCGGCGCATCGACTTCTCGTTTGGAATTGGATACGGGGACGATATTGATAAGGCCAAGGATATTCTGTTGAAAATGGCACAAAAGGATGAACGCGTTCTGAAGGAGGAAAATCCACCTGAGGTCATGGTCGAAGCGCTTGCCGACAGCTCCGTAAACCTGAAGCTGAGGACCTGGGTAAAATCGGAGGATTACTGGAGTCTCTTCTTTGATATTACCGAAAACGTGAAAAAGCAGTTTGATGGTGCCAGTATCTCCATCCCCTTCCCGCAGCAGGATGTGCATCTCTACAATCACAAAGGTTAG
- a CDS encoding patatin-like phospholipase family protein → MYRKRLPYILLFLCFIPHLLLAQTESPVRPKIGYVLSGGGAKGMAHVGVLKVLEELGLEPDYITGTSMGSIMGGLYAIGYSADEIAHIIETIDWSTVLTNEIPSSEVIMRRKHEYGRYILEIPIYDGKPELPAGLIEGQKLSELFSELSWRVAGVNDFHDFPYPFTGIGTDILRGEKVLMRSGDLSSAMRASMAIPSVFTAVVRDSVHILVDGGVMRNFPVQEAIDMGADIIIGVYVGFDSQMEARQLRSLTSVITRTSLLSGAQDVASQVPLVDYMIVPDLEGYSPASFGSGVEIMNRGEEAARARIGLLKALADSVNNLGVPPKRRQLPANDSVFIGDIKVLSVSPALESFVVSRSGIETGQWIHPDLLNKGIDKLFGTLFFEKIEYYFEKMQEGYRLVFRIKEKAHSSIGAALHYDNTFGPGLILNYTLINSLVEGSRLGLSMDISENMQLKAYYDLHLGKKRNFIASLFVTSEREVLPFFSNDVDIGNYHHGLTRAGLGLRQSLGINSHLGTDFYYRYSNLKLSRNIKEVKPELEFLDNFIFRGPELALFYQLNTFDNNLYPTRGSRMYITYRQAYSTQFITKLDFPDSLDIQNRNTSSRDPYWHLTVDLESFIPLGKKMSFNSEFAIGLSANDKPFPDNYYVGGYRYNQRSSQVAFVGLQSHELLQGNYVKEKFALQVEAIPNLFLSALYNLVFVSNDHTTFLDDIISWNNEARYMGVGAGFTYKTPIGPVSVFLGSRTDLWNPAWYTNIGFTF, encoded by the coding sequence ATGTACCGTAAAAGGCTCCCTTATATCCTTCTTTTTCTTTGTTTCATTCCGCACTTGCTACTGGCACAAACGGAATCGCCGGTCCGGCCCAAAATCGGGTATGTGCTTAGTGGCGGGGGTGCCAAGGGGATGGCCCATGTGGGAGTGCTGAAAGTACTTGAAGAGCTTGGGCTGGAGCCCGATTATATTACCGGCACCAGCATGGGAAGCATCATGGGGGGGCTCTATGCCATCGGTTATTCAGCCGATGAGATTGCGCATATCATTGAGACCATTGACTGGAGCACTGTGCTGACCAACGAGATCCCGTCCAGCGAGGTAATCATGCGCAGAAAACATGAGTATGGCCGCTATATACTGGAAATACCCATTTATGATGGAAAACCCGAACTTCCAGCCGGACTGATCGAGGGGCAAAAGCTTTCTGAGCTTTTTTCCGAACTCTCCTGGAGAGTGGCCGGTGTGAATGATTTTCATGACTTTCCCTATCCCTTTACCGGCATTGGCACTGATATTCTCAGGGGGGAGAAGGTGCTGATGAGAAGCGGGGACCTGTCATCCGCCATGCGTGCCAGCATGGCCATTCCCAGTGTATTTACCGCTGTAGTAAGGGATTCCGTGCACATCCTGGTGGATGGAGGGGTGATGCGCAATTTCCCGGTCCAGGAGGCCATCGACATGGGAGCCGATATTATCATCGGTGTTTATGTGGGCTTTGACAGTCAGATGGAAGCCAGACAACTTCGCTCCTTAACCAGCGTGATCACACGCACCTCCTTGTTATCCGGGGCCCAGGATGTGGCATCGCAGGTTCCTCTGGTGGATTACATGATCGTGCCCGACCTGGAGGGATACTCCCCCGCCAGCTTTGGCAGCGGGGTGGAGATCATGAACAGGGGGGAGGAGGCTGCCAGGGCCCGGATCGGTCTCCTGAAGGCACTGGCCGATTCGGTTAACAACCTGGGGGTTCCACCCAAAAGGAGACAACTTCCGGCCAATGATTCTGTTTTTATAGGAGACATAAAGGTATTATCAGTGAGTCCGGCTCTTGAAAGCTTTGTTGTATCCCGTTCGGGGATTGAGACCGGCCAATGGATCCATCCGGATCTCTTAAACAAAGGGATTGATAAACTGTTTGGCACGCTCTTTTTCGAAAAAATCGAGTATTATTTTGAAAAGATGCAAGAGGGATACCGTTTGGTCTTCAGGATCAAAGAGAAAGCACATTCTTCCATCGGGGCAGCCCTGCATTATGACAACACCTTTGGCCCCGGCCTGATTCTGAATTATACCCTGATCAACTCGCTGGTGGAGGGATCCAGGCTGGGTCTTAGTATGGATATCAGCGAGAATATGCAGCTGAAGGCTTATTATGATCTGCACCTGGGCAAAAAGAGGAATTTCATAGCCTCTCTCTTTGTCACCTCGGAAAGAGAGGTACTTCCCTTTTTTTCCAATGATGTGGATATCGGGAACTATCATCACGGCCTGACCAGGGCAGGGCTTGGTCTCAGGCAGAGCCTGGGTATTAACAGCCATCTTGGTACCGATTTTTATTATCGTTATTCCAACCTGAAACTTTCCAGGAACATTAAGGAGGTTAAACCAGAACTGGAGTTTCTGGATAATTTTATTTTCCGGGGCCCGGAACTGGCCTTGTTTTACCAGTTAAATACCTTTGATAACAACCTCTATCCCACCAGGGGCAGCAGGATGTATATTACTTACAGACAGGCATATAGCACACAATTTATCACGAAACTTGATTTTCCGGACAGCCTGGATATTCAAAACAGAAACACCAGTTCCAGGGATCCTTACTGGCACCTGACCGTCGATTTGGAAAGTTTTATTCCATTGGGAAAGAAAATGTCGTTCAACTCGGAGTTTGCCATTGGATTATCCGCCAATGATAAACCCTTTCCCGATAACTATTATGTGGGGGGCTATCGCTATAACCAGAGAAGCAGCCAGGTGGCCTTCGTGGGTCTGCAAAGTCACGAATTACTGCAGGGCAATTATGTGAAAGAAAAATTCGCCCTCCAGGTTGAGGCCATTCCAAACCTTTTCTTATCCGCACTATATAACCTTGTTTTTGTCTCCAATGACCATACGACCTTCCTGGATGACATTATATCCTGGAACAACGAGGCACGTTATATGGGTGTTGGAGCAGGATTCACCTATAAGACTCCTATTGGTCCCGTTTCGGTCTTCCTGGGGTCGCGAACCGATCTCTGGAATCCCGCCTGGTATACCAATATCGGATTTACCTTCTAG